The following coding sequences are from one Gossypium hirsutum isolate 1008001.06 chromosome A12, Gossypium_hirsutum_v2.1, whole genome shotgun sequence window:
- the LOC107934726 gene encoding protein root UVB sensitive 3, with protein sequence MEASKMTKHPLIIEEWNGSSSTKLFKTATITFSPSLQIQRSVNGFNHVWRRFLDAFVPEGFPGSVTPDYVPFQVWDSLQGLSTYIRTMLSTQALLSAIGVGEKSATIIGATFQWFLRDLTGMLGGILFTLYQGSNLDSNAKMWRLVADLMNDLGMLMDLLSPLFPSAFIFIVCLGSLSRSFTGVASGATRAALTQHFALQNNAADIAAKEGSQETMATMIGMALGMLLARITTENPVAIWFSFLSLTMFHMYANYKAVRCLSLDSLNFERSSILLQHFIESGQVLSPKEVSTMEHVLPLWTTLRLSKSAKPLHTNVKLGLRVSTLDHSEMANFLTSAGSFYNEAKYLLVERKGTVSVVVHKDSTAEDILKSYIHALVVVNLTVGQKSLHLECQSWMDKHYESFVQKLKLAGWKAGRLLSHSIIWKAHWSLGEKTD encoded by the exons ATGGAAGCTTCAAAGATGACAAAGCACCCTCTCATTATTGAAGAATGGAATGGATCTTCTTCTACCAAGCTTTTCAAAACCGCCACTATCACTTTCTCCCCTTCTCTACAAATCCAAAG ATCAGTTAATGGTTTCAACCATGTTTGGAGACGATTCCTCGATGCCTTCGTCCCCGAG GGTTTCCCAGGCAGTGTGACTCCAGATTATGTCCCTTTTCAAGTATGGGACTCTTTGCAG GGACTTTCAACATATATAAGAACAATGCTTTCTACACAA GCTCTTTTGAGTGCTATTGGAGTTGGTGAGAAATCCGCAACTATTATAGGTGCAACTTTTCAG TGGTTCTTGAGAGATCTAACAGGAATGCTTGGAGGCATATTATTCACACTTTATCAG GGATCAAATCTTGATAGCAATGCAAAAATGTGGCGTTTGGTCGCAGATCTCATGAATGATTTAG GAATGTTGATGGATCTTCTTTCCCCTTTGTTCCCTTCAGCTTTTATTTTCATTGTTTGCTTAGGGAGCTTGTCAAGATCATTCA CCGGTGTTGCCAGTGGAGCCACCAGAGCTGCTCTGACACAGCATTTCGCCCTCCAAAATAATGCTGCGGATATAGCTGCCAAG GAAGGAAGCCAAGAGACAATGGCAACAATGATTGGCATGGCATTGGGAATGCTTCTTGCTCGCATTACTACTGAAAACCCAGTCGCtatttggttttcttttctctctctgaCAATGTTCCATATGTATG CAAATTACAAAGCTGTCAGGTGCCTTAGTTTAGACTCACTGAACTTTGAGAGGAGTTCGATTCTTCTACAACATTTCATAGAATCTGGCCAAG TTCTCTCTCCTAAAGAGGTTTCAACCATGGAGCATGTTTTGCCCTTATGGACCACTTTAAGGTTGTCAAAGAGTGCTAAGCCCCTACACACCAATGTAAAACTAGGCTTAAGGGTCTCCACTCTTGATCACTCTGAAAT GGCCAACTTTCTGACTTCAGCTGGATCATTTTACAATGAAG CAAAGTATTTACTAGTGGAGAGAAAGGGAACGGTCAGCGTTGTCGTGCACAAAGATTCGACAGCTGAAGATATCTTGAAGTCGTATATTCACGCACTTGTTGTGGTCAATCTTACGGTTGGACAAAAATCTCTACATTTGGAGTGCCAATCATGGATGGATAAGCACTATGAAAGCTTTGTTCAGAAG CTAAAGTTAGCAGGGTGGAAAGCTGGAAGGCTTCTCTCTCACTCAATCATATGGAAAGCACACTGGTCATTGGGTGAAAAAACTGACTAA